From the genome of Eublepharis macularius isolate TG4126 chromosome 12, MPM_Emac_v1.0, whole genome shotgun sequence, one region includes:
- the E4F1 gene encoding transcription factor E4F1: MEAAVATGAGPAGLTAAGPRGQERAAEALCSPIRPPAAVLGLPAPFEEEDEDDRHRCGRCQSEFTSLEEFVQHKLQKLCQRPPEAPAAAPVATSAEEPITVAHIVVETAPITEEISSASAVLGGGHIKEVIVVGDHVFENPNGHIDGDAGEGQGSPEVPEEEASMELIKVKLLVNKEGRYVCDLCHKTFKTASILKAHMITHSSRKDYECKLCGTSFRTKGSLIRHHRRHTDERPYKCKKCGKSFRESGALTRHLKSLTPCTEKIRFNMNKEIVVSKEDINSGPGSSNAQAVSSVATQSLDSSPIIRLVTDAKGNVLHEVHVQMQELPVGEAKSLDQEPSSPEELPPEREDDENLLREAMRNSGIVIEHISAEEGTKSDGADRAATPEELKSQEVDAPEKLCEDQYAEQVETLDTEMTDESKHLACPYCSKAFHEHRALDLHVSEHLDYKPFKCQDCGKEFMKGYLLKKHQEVHVNERRFCCGECGKLYKTIAHVKGHRRVHSEERPYPCPKCGKRYKTKNAQQVHFRTHLDEKPYICHFCNQGFREKGSLVRHLRHHTGEKPFKCYKCGRGFAEHGTLNRHLRTKGGCLLTLKEAEVTVVSEGGQSADSLAATVIAEDAPTVLVEFSSVVADTQEYIIETATEDLETSEATEIIEGTRHEVDSHIMKVVQQIVNQASSGHQIIVQNVTVAESSSLTPDSTDTIAIATPESLTEQVAMTLASAIGEGAVLTTEGSTEAEAATMAENIEIVEHTGDFVIASQEGELEVQTVIV, translated from the exons ATGGAGGCCGCGGTGGCAACGGGCGCTGGGCCGGCGGGGCTTACGGCAGCTGGGCCGCGGGGACAGGAGCGCGCGGCGGAGGCGCTGTGCAGCCCGATCCGGCCGCCCGCCGCTGTGCTCGGCCTCCCGGCGCCCTTCGAAGAGGAAG ATGAAGACGACCGGCACAGGTGTGGCCGCTGCCAGTCCGAGTTCACCTCTTTGGAGGAATTCGTGCAGCACAAACTACAGAAGCTCTGCCAGAGGCCTCCGGAGGCGCCTGCAGCGGCCCCG GTGGCGACATCTGCTGAAGAGCCGATAACTGTGGCTCACATAGTTGTCGAAACTGCTCCGATAACAGAAGAAATCAGCAGTGCCTCTGCAGTCCTAG GCGGTGGGCACATTAAAGAAGTCATTGTAGTTGGCGACCATGTCTTTGAAAACCCCAATGGCCACATTGACGGTGATGCTGGAGAGGGGCAGGGGAGTCCTGAAGTTCCAGAAGAAGAGGCTTCCATGGAACTCATCAAGGTTAAACTGCTGGTTAACAAAGAAGGCCGATATGTGTGTGACCTCTGCCACAAAACATTTAAAACG GCCAGCATTCTCAAAGCTCACATGATAACTCACAGCAGCAGAAAGGACTATGAGTGCAAGTTATGTGGGACGTCTTTTAGGACCAAGGGTTCTCTCATCCGCCACCATCGCCGCCATACAG ATGAGCGTCCTTACAAGTGCAAGAAATGCGGGAAAAGCTTCCGTGAATCAGGAGCTTTGACTAGGCACCTGAAATCCTTAACTCCCTGCACTGAGAAAATCCGCTTCAATATGAACAAGGAAATTGTAGTTAGTAAAGAGGATATCAACTCAG GGCCTGGCAGCTCCAACGCACAGGCTGTTTCCTCAGTGGCCACTCAGTCCCTGGACTCCTCACCCATAATCCGTCTTGTGACAGATGCCAAAGGGAATGTCCTTCATGAAGTCCACGTCCAGATGCAGGAGCTCCCTGTTGGGGAGGCAAAATCGCTCGACCAAGAG CCTTCCAGTCCTGAGGAGCTGCCCCCTGAGAGAGAGGATGACGAGAATTTACTGCGAGAGGCCATGAGGAATTCTGGAATCGTGATAGAACACATTTCAGCGGAGGAAGGGACTAAGTCTGATGGAGCAGATAGGGCTGCTACACCTGAGGAGTTAAAGAGCCAAGAGGTGGACGCCCCAGAGAAGCTGTGTGAGGATCAGTATGCAGAGCAGGTAGAAACG CTAGACACAGAGATGACGGATGAAAGCAAGCATCTTGCCTGCCCCTACTGCAGCAAAGCCTTCCACGAACACAGGGCCCTCGACTTGCACGTCAGCGAACATCTAG ACTACAAGCCCTTCAAGTGCCAGGACTGTGGCAAAGAGTTCATGAAGGGCTACCTCCTGAAAAAGCACCAGGAGGTGCATGTGAACGAGCGGCGTTTCTGCTGTGGGGAGTGTGGCAAGCTGTACAAGACCATTGCCCATGTCAAGGGGCACCGGAGGGTCCATTCTGAGGAGCGACCCTATCCTTGCCCCAAGTGTGGCAAAAGGTACAAGACCAAG AATGCCCAGCAGGTTCATTTCCGGACACATCTGGATGAGAAACCATACATCTGTCACTTCTGCAATCAGGGCTTTCGAGAAAAGGGCTCCTTGGTGCGCCACCTCCGTCACCACACGGGTGAGAAGCCATTCAAGTGCTACAAATGTGGACGTGGCTTCGCAGAGCACGGCACCCTCAACAGGCACCTGAGGACCAAAG GTGGCTGCCTGCTCACCCTGAAAGAGGCCGAAGTCACTGTGGTGTCGGAGGGAGGCCAGTCAGCAGACAGCCTGGCTGCTACGGTCATTGCCGAAGATGCCCCCACAGTCCTGGTGGAGTTCTCTTCCGTGGTGGCAGACACTCAAGAGTACATCATTGAG ACAGCTACTGAAGACTTGGAAACCAGTGAAGCCACGGAAATTATAGAAGGAACAAGGCATGAG gTGGACAGTCACATCATGAAAGTGGTGCAGCAGATAGTGAACCAAGCCAGTTCTGGTCATCAGATAATTGTCCAGAACGTCACAGTGGCGGAAAGCTCCAGCCTGACGCCGGACAGCACAGACACGATTGCCATTGCCACCCCCGAGAGTCTCACGGAGCAAGTGGCCATGACCTTGGCGTCAGCCATTGGCGAGGGAGCTGTGCTGACAACAGAGGGCAGCACAGAGGCAGAAGCAGCCACCATGGCTGAAAACATCGAGATTGTGGAGCACACGGGTGACTTTGTGATTGCCTCCCAAGAGGGGGAGCTGGAGGTTCAGACTGTGATAGTCTAG
- the PGP gene encoding glycerol-3-phosphate phosphatase produces MAASAGKRCERLEAASVRAVLAAADAVLFDCDGVLWRGEAAVPGAPEVLRLLEAAAGGGKRLCYVTNNSSRTRQAYTEKLRRLGFPPAEARQVFGSAFCAARYLSRALPPGGAAYVLGGAALSAELEAAGVAHLGAGPAPPPDSAHFGARAPLDPAVRAVLVGYDEHFSYGKLCLALRYLLRPGCLLLATNRDHRLPLEGGSAVPGTGCLVKAVETAAEREAFVIGKPSRYIFECVASEFNIDPARTIMVGDRLDTDILMGNNCGLTTLLTLTGVSTLAEVQGHLESNCPERRKLVPDYYVDSIADLLPVLKA; encoded by the exons ATGGCAGCGTCGGCGGGGAAGCGGTGCGAGCGGCTGGAGGCGGCCTCGGTGCGGgcggtgctggcggcggcggacGCGGTGCTGTTCGACTGCGACGGCGTGCTGTGGCGGGGCGAGGCGGCCGTGCCCGGCGCGCCGGAGGTGCTGCGCCTGCTGGAGGCCGCGGCGGGCGGCGGGAAGCGCCTCTGCTACGTCACCAACAACTCCTCGCGCACGCGCCAGGCCTACACCGAGAAGCTGCGgcgcctgggcttcccgccggcCGAGGCGCGCCAGGTCTTCGGCTCCGCCTTCTGCGCGGCGCGCTACCTCAGCCGCGCGCTCCCGCCCGGCGGCGCCGCCTACGTGCTGGGCGGGGCCGCGCTGAGCGCCGAGCTGGAGGCGGCGGGCGTGGCCCACCTGGGCGccggccccgccccgccgcccgACTCCGCCCACTTCGGCGCGCGCGCCCCGCTCGACCCCGCCGTGCGCGCCGTCCTGGTGGGCTACGACGAGCACTTCAGCTACGGCAAGCTCTGCCTGGCCCTGCGCTACCTGCtgcgccccggctgcctgctgctcGCCACCAACAGGGACCACCGCCTGCCGCTGGAGGGGGGCAGCGCCGTGCCCG GAACTGGCTGCCTTGTCAAAGCGGTGGAGACTGCAGCAGAGCGGGAGGCATTTGTCATTGGCAAGCCCAGCCGGTACATCTTTGAGTGTGTGGCCAGTGAGTTCAACATCGACCCAGCTCGCACCATTATGGTGGGCGACCGCCTGGACACAGACATCCTCATGGGGAACAACTGTGGCCTGACAACGCTGCTCACCCTCACAGGGGTCAGCACTCTGgcagaagtccagggtcacttaGAGAGCAACTGCCCTGAGAGGAGAAAGCTGGTTCCTGACTACTATGTCGATAGCATCGCTGATCTTCTCCCTGTTCTGAAGGCTTAG